In Plasmodium falciparum 3D7 genome assembly, chromosome: 13, the following are encoded in one genomic region:
- a CDS encoding glycerol kinase, which yields MNVILSIDQSTQSTKVFFYDEELNIVHSNNLNHEQKCLKPGWYEHDPIEIMTNLYNLMNEGIKVLKDKYTSVIIKCIGITNQRETVIIWDRITGKPLYNAIVWLDTRVEELVTEFSAKYNNNDIQKKTGTYFNTYFSAFKILWLIQNNPEIKQKIDDGTAVIGNINTWLIFNLTKGNCYTDVTNASRTLLMDINTLQWDEKMCKIFNITNMSVLPEIKSNCSNFGLVKSEHVPDYLNIPITGCIGDQQSACIGQAIFDEGEAKCTYGTGVFLLINTGEKVVYSTCGLITTICYKFNDNDKPKYALEGSIGTAGSGVSWLLKNKLIDDPSEASDIMEKCENTTGVIFVPAFSGLYAPRWRSDARASIYGMTFNTERSHIVRALLEGIAFQLNEIVDSLTSDMGIEMLHVLRCDGGMTKNKPFMQFNSDIINTKIEVSKYKEVTSLGAAVLAGLEVKIWDSLDSVKSLLRRSDAVFHSKMDDKKRKKKTSEWNKAVERTLIQL from the coding sequence atgaatgtcATATTAAGTATAGACCAAAGTACACAATCAACCAAAGTGTTTTTCTATgatgaagaattaaatattGTTCATTCGAATAATTTAAATCATGAACAAAAATGTTTGAAACCTGGTTGGTATGAACATGATCCAATAGAGATTATGACCaacttatataatttaatgaaTGAAGGAATAAAAGtgttaaaagataaatatacatctgttataataaaatgtataggTATTACTAACCAAAGAGAAACTGTAATTATATGGGATAGAATAACAGGAAAACCTTTATACAATGCTATAGTTTGGCTAGATACACGTGTAGAAGAACTTGTTACGGAATTTTCTgcgaaatataataataatgatattcaGAAAAAAACAGGAACTTActttaatacatattttagtgcttttaaaatattgtgGTTAATTCAAAACAATCCAGAAATCAAACAAAAAATTGATGATGGTACTGCAGTTATAggaaatattaatacatggcttatttttaatttaactAAAGGGAATTGTTATACAGATGTTACCAATGCTTCAAGAACTTTATTAATGGATATTAATACATTACAATGGGATGAAAAGAtgtgtaaaatatttaatattactaaTATGTCTGTTTTACCtgaaataaaaagtaattgTTCTAATTTTGGTTTAGTTAAGTCAGAACATGTTCCGGACTATTTAAATATTCCTATTACTGGATGTATTGGAGATCAACAAAGTGCATGCATTGGTCAAGCTATCTTCGACGAAGGTGAAGCGAAATGTACATATGGTACAGGTGTATTCCTTCTAATTAATACAGGAGAAAAAGTTGTATATTCCACATGCGGTTTAATTACTActatatgttataaatttaatgataatgataaaccTAAATATGCTCTTGAAGGTTCGATAGGTACTGCCGGATCTGGAGTTTCATGGCTTCTTAAAAACAAACTAATTGATGATCCAAGTGAAGCTAGCGATATTATGGAAAAATGTGAAAATACAACTGGAGTCATTTTTGTACCAGCTTTCAGTGGATTATATGCACCCAGATGGAGATCTGATGCACGTGCATCCATATATGGAATGACTTTTAATACGGAAAGAAGCCATATTGTAAGAGCACTATTAGAAGGTATAGCTTTTCAGTTAAATGAAATTGTGGACTCCTTAACATCGGATATGGGTATTGAAATGTTACATGTCTTACGATGTGATGGAGGCATGACAAAAAATAAACCTTTTATGCAATTTAACTcagatattattaatacaaaaattgaagtttcaaaatataaagaagtAACTTCTCTTGGTGCTGCAGTTCTAGCTGGATTAGAAGTTAAAATATGGGACAGTCTAGATTCTGTTAAAAGTTTATTAAGGAGAAGTGACGCTGTTTTTCATTCTAAAATggatgataaaaaaagaaaaaaaaaaacttccGAATGGAATAAAGCTGTCGAAAGGACATTAATAcagttataa